A region of the Homo sapiens chromosome 4 genomic patch of type NOVEL, GRCh38.p14 PATCHES HSCHR4_9_CTG12 genome:
ACAAGAAGATACTGATAAATTCTCTCTtggtaaatatattattataaaggtttatttttaaaaatttactttcttcttAATAGGAaactattttattacttttttattgacCTTTCCATCATTTAAAACAGTGCTGTTATAATGCAAAGCATATACTGTATAAGAGTTAGTCATCTCAATCTTACTAATTTGTTTaactcattttcattcatttgtgttATGGCAGAAAAGAAAGAGTTTACTGTTCCAAATTTTTATTGATGTGTTACTTGGGAAATATGTTTTTCATAACCATTAATTGTATATTGATTATCTATGTTCGTTTATCTATCAGTTTATGTGTTAGTAAAAGAAGACCAATTTCTTAGaacccttttttattttgtacttgcAACAGAATTGACAATCATTAACAACAGTAAAATTCTCATGCCTTTTGTATCATAAAAAGAGTTGTAGTAGGATTTATATATTAGGTaatagaaaaacttcaaaatacataatttttatagttaGTCCTATAGTAGAAGTTTCCATTTAATTGAGTGAAGCAAAATAAACGAATAAATAATATGGTAAATGCCATAAATCTTGGGTTCTGCTTTTCATGATAGAGATGTAGGGCTGTTTAAGAGCAggacattttattataattagatGAAAAATGTTACTGTAATGTTATATCACAAATGACAGGAAAGagagattagaaaaaaatttttaaattacctattAATGAATTACTTTATAACTGCAATTAACAGCCAAAAATGCCATGTAACTGTAAGTCTTGTGGTAATTGTATTTTCCAATGGAAATGCTTTTATTTACGTTTGTAATTTAGAAATAAGTAACCTGCTATACTTTTTTATATCTGCAAAGGAACTGGATACACTTgcatatacataattataaaagcaTATCAGAGTCCCAGATGAGGCTAACTTTGttgaataatattatttgaaatattgaaTAATCTTCACCAGTTCAACTTCTCAAAGTAGATACAATCATTTTCCCTGTgaattctcttcattttatttttcgcTACCCAATATCACTAATGTTCTAATCTCAGGGTTACACCATCTGTGGATTCTGTAATAGAACTCTGGCTCATAGTCACTGACTTTATTATAAAGCCAGTCTCCATTGCTTTTCATTCTACTTTCCTAATATCTCTTTACACTGTACCTTAATTAGCATTCTTAATGTCATTATATAAGTCCCCTGTAGTGTCACAACAACCTAAGTGGTCATCTTTTCTCCAGTTTTGTCCTCCCTATGTGTTGAactgtttgcatttttaacatgctttcctctctgttttatttctttataggcTCCCAACACCACCCTTTACTCATTCCATATAATCCAACTCAAGCTTGCCTTTCTTCATTACCTTCTTACTCCCATCCTCTTGGTCTGTTTAAGATGTCCATTTGTGTGTTTCATTAGCATATTAATATTTCCAAATCAGAGCACTCACCTTTACTTATCAATTCATGAGGCCATGcctggggctcacacctgtaatccaagcattttgagaagacaaggcaggaagattcctagagcccaggagtttcagaactgcctgggaaatatagtgagactaaaaacattctctactaaaaaaaaaaaaaagaaagaaaaaattcgctgggcatggtggcacacacttgtagttccagctacaagtgggactagggaggctaaggtgggaggatggcttgagaccagatggtccaggctgcagtgatctgtgctcatgcccctgcactccagcctggaaaacagagcatgTCTCCCAATGCTTTGAAGCATAGTGTCATCAATAGaagtttgatgaatgaatgcatgaaagaATGTGATTACTGATTTTTCATGTTTGATTTTATAGGACTCAGCCAACTATGaagttttttgtctttgctttagTCTTGGCTCTCATGAtttccatgattgtaagtataTCTGGAAATTTTAAATACTACATTCTCAGTACTTATCCCAAGTGTCTCTCTTATTCCTTGTGTTCTGGTATATACTCATGTTGACCTCAATACAGCTTTATAAGCTTTAATATTTCCCTACAAGGAGTTTCTTTGAATTAACTTATGTAAGTTCTTTAAGGACTTGGAATAGATATTCATCACATACCTACAAACACTCAAGTACAATTACTTGaatgtaaaagtaaaagaaaatttagcGAGCTTTTTAAATATGTGGGACTAAGATCTGTGAAAGTATCTTTAAATGTGAAAAGCTCTAGACCATCTGAAGTTAGAAatctgaggaaagaaaaaggtGCACTTCAATGGAACCCAAGTATTAGAGGGTGTCAAAATAGGAATTTTCAAGTCATTTCTTGCACAACCTACTCTTAAAGTCAGCATACAATTATTTAATTCTTCCTAAAATAAAGCTGCTTATTTTaaaccataaaacaaatctcCATATTTATTAAGTGTCATGAGTTCCCAGCTCTATTGTCATTTACTACTGTGTATTAGTAGGAAAAGCACTTGACCTCTTTGgagctctttctccttctctactTCCAccgcctcttcctcctcctcctcctcctcctctttctatGAACTTAATAGAAAATTGGtcacaaaagaataataatactCCAAACTATCCACTAAATTCTAATGAATGTTTCGAAACTGAATTGGTTATGATATCACAGTTTATCACgtgattttattataaaaggatagaagtagaaaaataaacaaataagaacaGAGTAAAGCATAATGCCTGTCTCtatcagcaaataaaatatttgtatgttgGTAGCTTTTGAGCTACATGGAACATATTCATATAAAAAACAATCCAGagtttcatttttcagtttccaCTCTCTTATTCACCAGTGACAGACTTTTCCTGCCTTAcataaaaaagatatataaaccaAAATGAGTTGATATTTGAATATAGCACATTAATTATAGCATTTACCCCTCACTCATTTTGAAGATGTCATAAAGCTAAAATAACTAATTTAGTCTGTCATCAACCAAAGAATGCCTCCATTCTGTTTAATCATATATGTGGCTAAGTCAATATTTATACTTACtcttgaattataaaattaaaatattaattattttctcattttctttttttccaagagCGCTGATTCACATGAAAAGGTAAGACATTTTCATTTACGGGAAAACttgataaataaacatatattgaatttttaatcttttctttttatttcatagagACATCATGGGTATAGAAGAAAATTCCATGTAAGTGTTCTTCTGATAATGTGCACTCTAAATAAATTTTCCTCTCTGACTATTTATTCTCCTAGAAGAATCAATAGTTGTCTCTCAAATATATCTATATCATTAATTGCTAAAGTGCacattgatttcatttatttatgatgCAAAGGCAAAAAGTCACAAATATCTTGTGTCCTAAAAGCATTTCAACAGAAACTCAATTCCACCTGAAATAAGTCAATTGTCAATTATTCTCTGAGAACTTATCTTTGTCCTGTAAATAATTTCATTGACCTAAAGAATAGTTGAAATCCTAATTCTATTAAGTATAACATATGCTTAATAAAGCATAGAGGCTACTCATGTAATGTGGTAAGTTTCTACCTTCTGAATTTTTGAGGATGATACAGTCTTTAAATTAAACTGACTGTGCTAAATTAGACAGAAAATTGTATTTCTCTAACATTTTTCTCACTGTATGTATATAAAGTCTCATGTTATTTTGACCTGTAATATCAATATGAATCTGGGTTCTAAAGTTCTCCTTACTAACATAGCAAGTATACATGTTAAAAAAGCACCAAGTAAAAAGATGCATAAAAATGGATGAAGACTGTTTGTGTTAACAGCAGTGGGTATGAAAGAATGTAGGAGTTGTAAAGGAAAGTAAGATCACTAAAGGAATGACATTAAGAAGCACCACCTAAGTTGGAAACAGTAACTTAATCCTTTCCATAATACTCAATAGTGAGCAAAATAGTAGCTTGgaggtaatattttaaagaagatttGAACCCTGGTTAGAGAGGTTACCTATAATCAGTGTTTCCACCTGTGCTATTGTCACAAAAATATCAGCAAACAGTAAATACTTTATCATTTTTACCTACTTTTAGacatttttctgataaaaaagaaaaatgtaaaagtttgaaaacatttatgtAGATAAAATACAAGGTCTTAACAACTTTAGCAATCTAAGCTTTTAATGACAGTTTTTGAGAAACACTTGTATTGTCATTCTCTATTCTCTGCAATTTGCTCTCTCCTTTTGTGTGTATGCAGGAAAAGCATCATTCACATCGAGAATTTCCATTTTATGGGGACTATGGATCAAATTATCTATATGACAATTGATATCCTTAGTAATCATGGGGCATGATTATAGAGGTAAGCTGACTCTAGTTGCTTGTCTTTCTAGAAGTGTCAACActgacagtttaaaaaaaaagccataagcTAACAACCATTCCAGTTTAAGAAATGTAGCATGGGTTAGCTCCTTGAAGTGTATTCATTTGTATAAATGCTTCTGAagctgtagatatgtggtgttatttctgaggtctctgttctgtgccattggtctgtatgttgttttggtactggtaccatgctgttttggtaactgtagctttgtagtatagtttgaagtcaggtagtgtgatgccttcagctttgttcttttgcttacaATTGTCTTGGGTATATGAGCTTTTCTTTggatccatatgaaatttaaagtagttatttctaattctgtgaagaatgtcaatggtcatttgatgggaatagcattgaatctataaattactttgatcagtatggccattttcatgataatgATTTTTCttatccatgagaatggaatgtttttccatttgtttgtgtcctttcttatttccttgagcagtggtttgtagttctccttgaagaggtccttcacatcctttgttagctgtatttctaggtattttattctctttgtagcaattgtgaatgggagttcattcatgatttgggtCTCTGCTTGCCATCTGAtattcaacaaacctgacaaaacaagTAATCAAGAAAGGATCTCCTATtgaataaatgatgctgagaaaactgggtagccatatgcagaaaaccgaaactggaccccttccttacaccttatacaaaaattaactcaagacagattaaaaacttaaatgtaataccCCAAACCATGAAAACCTGAGAAGAAAACTTAGgtgataccattcaggacagccgttggcaaagacttcatgtaaaaaaatgccaaaagcaattgcaacaaaagccaaaattgacaaatgggatctaattaaactaaagagcttctgcacaacaaaagaaactatcatcagagtgaacaggcaacctagagaatgggagaaaatgtttgcaatctactcatctgtcgagctctaatatccagaatctacaaggaacttaaacaaatttacaagacaaaaacaaacaaccccatctaaaagtgggcaaaggacatgaacagatagttctcagaagaagacattcatgcagccaacaaacaagaaaaaaagcttatcatcactgatcattagagaaatgcaaataaaaatcacaatgagataccatctcactacCAGTCAGAAtgctgattattaaaaagtcaagaaacaatagatgcagGTGATGCTGTGGAGAGacaagaacacttttacactgtgtgtgagaatgtaaattagttcaaccattgtggaagacagtatggtgattcctcaaggatctagaaccggaaataccatttgatgcagcaatcccatgactgggtatatacccaaaggaacgtaaatcattctactataaagacatatgcctacatatgtttattgcagcactatttacaatagcaaagacatggaaccaacccaaatgaccattaatgatagactggataaagaaaatgtggtacatatacaccatggagtactatgcagccatacaaaggaatgagatcctgtcctttgcagggacatggatgaagctggaagccatcatcctcagcaaactaacacaggaacagaaaggaaaCAGCACAaggtctcactcataagtgggagctgaacagtgagaacacgtgAAGACAGGGAGGGGACAACACAAACCAGGGATGGAGGGGAGGGAGTAAGGGAAGGTAACAGAGGACTgatcaataggtgcagcaaaccaccatggcacacatatacctatgtaacagaactgcatgttctgcatatgtattctagaacttaaagtaaaattaaaaaataaaatgaaataaaataaaaatgcctccGAGGGAAAGCTTCTGTTCACCAGTGTTAAGATGCTGAGTTCTGGGTAGGAACTATAGTTCCAGTTCTGACCTGGAACTATTCCTAATCTTCTCCatacctcagttttctaatcgacaaatacatattataatacTACTTAAGCTTTTTATAGAGTTGGAAAGACTATTGAGAGACATTATATAGAAGCCCTTGTTCTGGAAGGTGTATGGTTGTGGCCATAGGCTTCTCTGCCACTAACACTGTACATGGATGTTATTTGAAGTTTTCTGTCCTAAAATGAAATCTTTGAAGAAGTTGCACAACCACCATCTGGGAACtcataaaaaatttacattttatgccTAAGCAACTCTAATGAGCAATTGCTATAGGAATGACTAATATAACATCAACAAGGAGATGGGAAttttcaaggaaatagaaaatggtaacaatttccttttcataaagtcagttttatttatctatattcACAGcataaaatgttccaaaatctatGAGATACTAaagattacatttcaaaataaagcaatattttgGAGATAACAGAGTACTGTTCTACAATTCAAAGCTGAAATAGTTCAAAAggtgtcaaatattttttaatgtattgggACATTTTATT
Encoded here:
- the HTN1 gene encoding histatin-1 isoform X1 — its product is MKFFVFALVLALMISMISADSHEKRHHGYRRKFHEKHHSHREFPFYGDYGSNYLYDN
- the HTN1 gene encoding histatin-1 isoform 2 (isoform 2 is encoded by transcript variant 2) gives rise to the protein MKFFVFALVLALMISMIRHHGYRRKFHEKHHSHREFPFYGDYGSNYLYDN